The sequence CATCTTTTGGGCTTATTTATTTAACGGAATATTTAGGTAATTATGGATTGCTGATTATTACGATTCCAGTCATGATTGGATATACCTTTGGTATATTTCATTTTGAAAAATTAGAGAAAATAGCTGGAAAATATCCTAAAAAGAAAAAATGGTTTCTCTTGATGAATTAGGTGGTTGTATATTCAAATGACGTTTATTAAAGGAGGTTTAATTTTTGTTGGTGTAGTATTATCAGCACAAGGAATAAAAGGTAATGTTTACGTCAAATCTTTTACTATGCCGAATACTAATATTATTAAAATGAATTTAGTCGATGAATTAGGAGAAAAAATTGTTCTTAAACTACTTAGTCAAAATTCTAAAGGTGATATAATATGCAGATTTAACCAAGTGAATAATAGGACGTTAGCTGAAGGGTTAAAGGGATGTAAGATTTTTTGTCATAGGTCAGATTTCCCTTCCTTAAAGGAAGACGAATTTTATATTGAAGACTTAAAAGGTTTATTAGTACTAGATACCAGTCTAGTCGTTATAGGAAAAATTATAAATATTTTTAATTTTAATGCAGGTGATATTATTGAAATTGAGTTTGTCAACGATAAAACAGTAGAACTATTTCCTTTTAACAAGCAGTTTTTCCCAGTAATTACTAAAGAACATGTTATTCTTAACATAAATGTGAGATATAGCTAACCCGGCTAATTGAAAAGGAATAATTAGCAAAATATTGTTCAATTATTGAGATGATGCACTTTCTTTATTCCAATATAATTTCATTCCTTCATGAGTTGTTTCAAAGCCAAGTTTTTCATAGAACTGTTTGGCTCTTGGGCGTTTTTTATTAGTTGTCAACTGAACAATAGACACTCCTTTTGATTTACCATACTTCATTGCAGTATTCATCATCCATTCCCCTAAATGTTGCCCTCTATAGTCTTTTGAAACGCGAACAGCTTCAATTTGCATCCTTGTTGAACCTATGAAAGTTAGTGATGGCATGATGGTCAAATGGCAAGTGCCAACGATTTCTTTATCCATTTCCATTATCATCAAATATTGATTGGGATCGTTATCTATACTGTGGAATGCATCAATATAAGCTTGATCTAATCTTTCTGAAAGCTGTTCTCTTGTTTGTCCAAGGTCATCTTCTAAAAGAAGGGTGATAATTGCTGTTAAATCAGCAATTGTTGCTTTACGATGGGTAAGGTTTTGGTTCATTTTAAAATCCTAATTCATTCTATTAATTTCAGCTTGCTTCAATAGATTCTCAACTTTATCAGCATTATCAAATCCATGATCATAATGAAAACGAATTTCTGGTGAATATTTTAAATTAATTTTAGCAGTTACAAAACTTCTTATAGCATATTTCGAATTATTTAAAGATTCAGTAAGTTGTGTTTCATTAAAGACCGTGTTAAACGGCAGGAAATAACAATCTGCTACCTTTAAATCAGCAGTAACTAAGACTTTGGTAATAGTTACCGGACAATTAATCAGCCGTTCATCTAACATCTTACCACGCCTTAGTACTTCCACTAATACTGTATTTATTAATGATGCAACTTTTTTTTGTCTTGAAGACTTGTCTCTATCAAAAATTTTTTGCATTTACAATAACTGTTTTTTTTCTTCAATAATTTCAAAAACTTCTACAATATCGGATTGTTCGATATTCTCGTAATTTTCAAAAGCGATACCACATTCAAAGCCCTCGTGAACGTCTTTTACATCATCTTTAAAACGTTTGAGAGTTTTGAGCTTTCCTTCGTGAATAACAATATTATCTCGTAACAAGCGAGCTTTAGCACCTCTTTTTATACTACCCTTAGTAACATAACTACCAGCAATTTTTCCCACTTTTGAGACAGTGAATATTTGTCGGATCTCGGCTGTACCAATATATTGCTCACGAATAATTGGTGAAAGCATACCGCTGAGTATTGATTTAATATCGTCTAGCAAATTATAGATAAGAGAATAATATCTAATATCCACTTTTTCTCTCTCTGCCATAGCAAAAGCATTACTATTAGTTCTAACGTTAAAACCAATAATAATAGCATTTGATGCTTTAGCTAAGGTAACATCTGACTCCAATATTCCGCCTACTGCGTGATGTAAAATTCTTACACGAACTTCATCACTTGGCAGCTTTAATAGGCTACCAACAATTGCTTCAATCGAACCTTGTACATCACCTTTAACAATTATCGGTAATTCCTTTACCATACCAATATTGCCAGAAGCTTTTAGGAATAATTCTTCTATGCTTGATCTTTTGGTAACAGAAATTTTCTTTTCTTTTGCTAGGCGTTCACGATACTCTACAATATCCCGAGCCTGTTTTTCATTCTGCACTACATTAAACTGATCTCCTGCACGTGGGGCTTCATTTAAACCATAAATTTCTACTGGTAAAGTTGGTTCTGCCTTGGTAAGAGCCACGCCTTTATCATTATTCATTCTCTTAATTCTGCCATATTTCGTTCCGGCAACTACTATGTCTCCAATTTGTAGAATACCACGTTGTACCAATATAGTAGCCACAGCTCCCTTGCCTTTATCAACTTTTGCTTCTATGACTACACCAGCAGTGAGTCCGCTAAAGTTAGCCTTAAGATCCTGCATTTCTGCCACCAATAATATAGCCTCTTCTAACTTATCTAAATTAGTTTTTTTCAAAGCTGAAATCGGTACAATTATAGTATCGCCACCTAATCCTTCACTAACTAAATCGTACATTAACAAGTCATTCTTAATTCGGTCAAGATTAACATCTGGTTTATCGATCTTATTTATTGCCACAATTATTGGAACATTTGCCGCCTTAGCATGATTAATCGCTTCAATAGTTTGTGGTTTTATTCCATCATCTGCTGCAACTACTATAACTACTATATCAGTTACCTTAGCCCCTCTAGTCCTCATTTCTGAAAACGCTTCATGTCCTGGAGTATCAATAAAAGTAATAGACCGACCATCAGCCAATGTTACCCGATAAGCACCAATATGTTGAGTAATGCCACCTGCTTCCTGACTTGCTAAATCGGTTGATTTTAAAGCATCAAGTAACGAAGTTTTCCCATGATCGACATGTCCCATAATTGTTACAATAGGAGCTCTATGCTTTAAATCTTCTTCTTTATCAGCTTCACTAATCAATATATTTTCAACGTCAGATTCTTGAACTCTTTTTGCTGTATGCCCTAAGGTTGTAGCAATAAGTTCCGCTGTATCTGCATCAATTGTTTGGCTGGTCGTAGCCATAATGCCAAGCTTCATCAATTCTTTTATAACATCGGTTGCTCGCTCAGATATTCTATTGGCTAGATCTCCAACAGAAATGACCTCAGGAATAATAACTTCTCTATACACTTTTTCTGGTATTTGTTGATAAGCTTTACGCTTTTCTTTTTCCCTTGCTCTTTTTATTGAAGCAAGGCTTCTAGTTTTACCGGCATTATCACTTCCGTCTGCATCAAGCATATTGAAAATATCTGCCTTTTTTAATTTTTTAGGTTCTTCAATTTTAACCTTTGGCACTACTATTTTATTATCACCAACCTTGTCTGTTGAAGAAATATCTTCAAGTGCAACACCAAAATGGCTCTGAGAACCAATCACAGGTGATCTAACAAAGAGTTTGGATGGATTTTTATCCTGTGGATACGTATCTGTTAATATAACAGGAAGCACTTCAGAATCATTTTTGATATCTTGTGACTCATTCTGGGTATTTTCTAGGATATCTAAATGTTCTGATGGTGCAGATTGATTAATATCTGCCAGTTTGCTAAGAGTACTAATTTTATTATCAAGACTCTTAGATTTTGCATCTTCTGCTGCTTTTTTTAAAATGGTTAGGCGTCTATTAAATTCTTCTCCAGCAGTAGATTCGCTGCTTTGAGCAGTAGAACCACTAGACCAAAGTTTATTAAAAGACAAATTACCAGCTTGGGGATTACTCTTCTTAACTTCTACAATCGTTTTTGCAGAACTAACAAAACCTCTAGTTACGTTAGTAGGTTGAGAGGGTTTGTTAAGCGAGAGTTTTGAACCGCCAAGTGTTAATTTTTTTGGTTTAGGTTCTTGGTCATACGTCATAAATATTAAACCTTTAAATAGCAATTATATATGCTAAAGTTTTGTAAATAATCCTGCTATCTGATTAATGATTAGCAGATAGCTAGATACTCAAATGTTCACAGATTGATTCCGCAAAATTTGAGGGCATAATTTGCGTCTGCATCTTGTGCTTGTATAGCTAACCCGATTAGTATTTATCCATAGCAAACTGACGTCATTACGAGGAGGCATAAATACCAACAAAGCAATCTAAATATAATCTCTTTTCTGGATTGCTTAGCAGCTACTAAAGTAGCTCTCGCAATGACGTTTATGAATTTTGTGTA comes from Candidatus Tisiphia endosymbiont of Nemotelus nigrinus and encodes:
- the infB gene encoding translation initiation factor IF-2 codes for the protein MTYDQEPKPKKLTLGGSKLSLNKPSQPTNVTRGFVSSAKTIVEVKKSNPQAGNLSFNKLWSSGSTAQSSESTAGEEFNRRLTILKKAAEDAKSKSLDNKISTLSKLADINQSAPSEHLDILENTQNESQDIKNDSEVLPVILTDTYPQDKNPSKLFVRSPVIGSQSHFGVALEDISSTDKVGDNKIVVPKVKIEEPKKLKKADIFNMLDADGSDNAGKTRSLASIKRAREKEKRKAYQQIPEKVYREVIIPEVISVGDLANRISERATDVIKELMKLGIMATTSQTIDADTAELIATTLGHTAKRVQESDVENILISEADKEEDLKHRAPIVTIMGHVDHGKTSLLDALKSTDLASQEAGGITQHIGAYRVTLADGRSITFIDTPGHEAFSEMRTRGAKVTDIVVIVVAADDGIKPQTIEAINHAKAANVPIIVAINKIDKPDVNLDRIKNDLLMYDLVSEGLGGDTIIVPISALKKTNLDKLEEAILLVAEMQDLKANFSGLTAGVVIEAKVDKGKGAVATILVQRGILQIGDIVVAGTKYGRIKRMNNDKGVALTKAEPTLPVEIYGLNEAPRAGDQFNVVQNEKQARDIVEYRERLAKEKKISVTKRSSIEELFLKASGNIGMVKELPIIVKGDVQGSIEAIVGSLLKLPSDEVRVRILHHAVGGILESDVTLAKASNAIIIGFNVRTNSNAFAMAEREKVDIRYYSLIYNLLDDIKSILSGMLSPIIREQYIGTAEIRQIFTVSKVGKIAGSYVTKGSIKRGAKARLLRDNIVIHEGKLKTLKRFKDDVKDVHEGFECGIAFENYENIEQSDIVEVFEIIEEKKQLL
- the rimM gene encoding ribosome maturation factor RimM (Essential for efficient processing of 16S rRNA), which produces MTFIKGGLIFVGVVLSAQGIKGNVYVKSFTMPNTNIIKMNLVDELGEKIVLKLLSQNSKGDIICRFNQVNNRTLAEGLKGCKIFCHRSDFPSLKEDEFYIEDLKGLLVLDTSLVVIGKIINIFNFNAGDIIEIEFVNDKTVELFPFNKQFFPVITKEHVILNINVRYS
- a CDS encoding GNAT family N-acetyltransferase, with the translated sequence MNQNLTHRKATIADLTAIITLLLEDDLGQTREQLSERLDQAYIDAFHSIDNDPNQYLMIMEMDKEIVGTCHLTIMPSLTFIGSTRMQIEAVRVSKDYRGQHLGEWMMNTAMKYGKSKGVSIVQLTTNKKRPRAKQFYEKLGFETTHEGMKLYWNKESASSQ
- the rbfA gene encoding 30S ribosome-binding factor RbfA, producing the protein MQKIFDRDKSSRQKKVASLINTVLVEVLRRGKMLDERLINCPVTITKVLVTADLKVADCYFLPFNTVFNETQLTESLNNSKYAIRSFVTAKINLKYSPEIRFHYDHGFDNADKVENLLKQAEINRMN